The Bifidobacterium sp. WK012_4_13 genome contains the following window.
ATGGCAGCGCTGGATGGTCCTGCTCATAATCAACTTCAAGACTCGAGCGCCGAAACCCCACCATCGACATGGATGATCTGTCCGGTGAGAAATCCACATTCCATGGCAAAAACATAGGCGCTGGCAACCTCAGTCACCGTGGCCACTCGTTTCAGCGGTACGCTCATGGCCACTCTTCTCTCTGTCTGCGCCAAATCCTCGGCATCCATACCCCGCCATAGTCCAGTTGGCGTCCAAGATGGTGCGATGGCGTTGACCCTCAAGCCAGGCGCCAGTTCAACTGCCAGCCCCCGCACCAGTAGATCGACCGACATGTTGCCGACTATCGCGCCCGAAGCATCGTAAGGATGTCCACCCGATCCCGATGTCAAGGTGATGCTGCCTCCCTGAGACATATGAGGAGCAAGCGCCTTGGATATGATGAGGGAGGCGAGGAACTTATCGTTCACGGCCTTGACGATGTCATCGACCGGATTGTCGATGAAGCCTCCGCCCATCGCCCCACCCAGCATGGAAACGGCATGATCGAACGGTCCATGCGATTGAAGAAACGACTCGAACTGCGTTGAGTCTGTGGCATCAAGCGTGGTGACGGACGCATGGACACCGTCGGGGAATGACTCTCTCATCTGAACGACATGGGATTCGGTCTTTCCTATCACGCATGGCTTGGCGCCGCATCTCGCAACCTGGAGGGCAACTTCCTTGCCGAAGCCCGAAGTGCCGCCGATTATCAGAATTCTCGAACCGCTCAAGGTGGATGTTTTCCCCGTCATCAGACGCCCGCTTTCATCGCAATCATATATGGAATATCGTAAATCACGAGGATCATGGTATCTCGAAAGGAATGATATCCGATCAAAGCCCTGGATGGAACCGTCTGCTCCGATATCATCACCGACACCGATGGCACCAACACACACGGATGGTGATCTGCCACAGAGTCATGCAAAGAATGCACCTCTTTCCCCAGCACAAATATCGCACAGACTGCCATTGACCATGAGGAAAGTGAATGGCATGGGCATGGGCAGATACATGCCTGCGATATGTCAGACCTGAGAAACGCCTTGGCCTGGAACAAACCCATATTCAATCAGAAGTATTCCATGAGTTATTGGAATTTCGGCGATGCGCTTCACAGAATTTACTCAGTCAGCGTTAATATTTCTCCCAGGCATTGAAATCTGCAGCGGAGACCGCCAAGGCGATCACTGCCGGATGCCACGGGGACATGACGGAACTTCAGCAAGTGAAGAAAAATAGAGAATAGAGAAGAGGGGCGTCGCATGCAGCGTATGCGAGGAGCATTATTATCGTTCATAACGATCGTGACCATGATTGCAGCCACCTTGGCGCCAACGCCGGGTTCGCAATTCGGTGTGAGTCAGGCGCAGGCGACGCAGACCCAGAAGGCTTCGTCAGCATTGGCAGGCCTCAAGGTCAGTCCCGCTGCTTCAATGAACGGATATTCGCGAAGCCAGTTTGGGCCAGCCTGGGAAGACATCGACGGCAATGGCTGCGACACACGAAACGACATTCTCAAGCGCGACTTGAAGAACGTCACATATCTGGATGCCGGGAAGTGCAAAGTCGGGACAGGGATGCTGAACGACCCATACACGGGGAAGACCATCGACTTCGTAAGCGGCGCCACAACATCGTCGGACGTGCAGATCGACCACGTAGTCGCACTTGGCGATGCATGGACGACTGGAGCGCAAGGCTTAGGAGAGCAGGAAAGGGAGGATCTGGCCAATGATCCCCTCAATCTGCTCGCAGTCGATGGATCAGCGAACCAGTCGAAGGGCGATAGAGATGCATCGCAGTGGTTGCCGTCCTATGCGAAATCTGACTGCTCATACGTAGCCAGGCAGATAACCGTAAAACAGAGATACGGACTTTGGATCACCAACAGCGAGAAGCAGTCCATGGCTCAGGTGCTCGCCTCATGCCCGAACGAACCGACTGCGACTGCAGGCAGTCTGAGCATCTCCACGTCAGCGCCTACCCCGTCTCTTACATACCGCACGCATGTGCAGACATACGGATGGCAGGGATGGGTCAAGGACGGACAGATCTCAGGAACCACAGGCAAGTCCAAACGACTTGAGGCCATCAACATCAAGGTTTCAGATAGAGTTCCAGCCACCTCCGGTGAAATACAATACCGTACTCACGTCCAGACTTACGGATGGCAGGGATGGGTAAGCACCGGCGCAATGTCCGGGACATCCGGAAAGGCCAAGCGTCTCGAAGCCATCAGCATCCGGCTCACCGGCAATCTCGCCTCTGCATACGACGTGTATTACCACGTTCACGCGCAGCATTTCGGATGGCTGGGCTGGGCAAGAGACGGTGCCGACGCAGGAACCACAGGATACTCATACAGGCTCGAAGCCATTCAGATAGAGCTGATTCCCAAAGGGAGCGCCGCACCGGGAAGCACGGCAGACTCTTTCAGACAGGCGCCGAAGAAAGCCACTCCTGCCAAGACCACGAAACCAACGCAAGCTTCCAAGCCCGCTAAACCAAGGCAACCTTCCAAACCCGCCGCATCGCTGCCAATCAAAAAGTCAGGGGCCTTCTGCAAAGCAGCCGAAAAAGGAACCAAGGCGCAGACAAGCACTGGTGTCAAACTCACCTGCACCACGATCTCAACGGACAACAGACTGCGATGGAGGCACTAGCTGAGATCTTGTAACCGTGCAATCCGGATGGCCACGCCAAGAGGTGAGGTCGCCCGCATTGCACGGTTACGTTTCTGATTCCGTAGATTCCGTAGATTCCGTAGATTCTGATGAATGCGCATCGATTTCCACGGGTGCATCGAATCGCCGTGCTCAATATAATCGTTCTGTTCGTTGCGCTTGTTGGCTTGAATCGTTGGAATGCCTTCGATTCCGACTCTTGCGGCTTCTGTACTCACTGCCCGGTTGATCCAAGTGGAGGTTTCATCAAGACTCATTATTTGAACCCTTTGCAAACTTAAAACGGTACTCATTTGATAATGTCCGAAAAATAGGCATTGATGTAGACGGATTCCACCACGAGTGGCATTGACGCGACTGTGAACGCTCTCGAGATGGGTCCGTTCCCTATCCTCCGAAAGTATCGGGCGATACCGAAAAAGACTACTACCCTGATACCGAAGCGTGACTTTCACATCGACTGCTCGATGACCTATGGTGACATGCGACGCTACACGGATGCGCTCGATGTCACCATATGCAGCGATATCCTCCCAGGAGATCAAGGAAATCTAGGGTGAATACTGCGAACGATCACCATCGATCGCAGCTATATCCAGAAGCGCTGCATGCTGGTTCATAAGCTATTCCACTGGGCGTATTTCGATAGCTCATGCTCACCGCTCGCCCCTGCAAGGGCAGAGAACCGAGCCAGATGGTTCACCACGTAGTTGCTCATGCCATCGAAACGACTGGACCCCGTTGATATGGGGTATCAAGGCGACGCAACCTCATCGCCAATGAAGTGAACGTCACGCTTCAAGTGCTCAGAGACTACAAGAAACTGATACTTGATCGCAGGCAATACATCTGACTGTTTGTATGAGGTCACTGTCGTGGGACTTCTGTGTCATCTAGTTTATGCTCGATGCGTTCCAGCTGTCGCTTAACTTCCTCGAGCTCCTCACGCGTAATATTTACGTCTGTCTTCTCTTCTGCGCTGACCTCGTCAACGATCCAGGAAGCCAGGGTGGCGGTCACAACACCTATTAGCGCTATGCCACCGAGCATCAGCACAAAAGCTATCAACCGCCCAGTCGATGTCACCGGAGAGTAATCGCCATAACCAACTGTGGTGATTGTAACGAATGCCCACCATAATGCCTGCCCGAACGTCTTGATTGACGCCCCTGGAGCATAACGCTCAGCATCCAGCACAGCCAACGCACCAATGAATACAGTCAATGTCACAGATGCCCCCACATACATGGTGATCCGCCCCCGCAGCGCCATGCCGCTCGTTCGGTGCAAAGCACTCAATGCCGTTAACACTCGGAGCACACGCAGCGGACGCACCATCGGCAGCAACACAATCAAGAGATCAAACAAATGATGTTTGAACCACTCCCACTTCTTCTCCGCCAGCCAGAGAGACACTAGGTAATCCAACCCAAACACGACCCACAGTATGTTCATGGAAAGCTCCGCAGCACCATTCCATGCACCAGTGGGCTGCACGAGAATCTGCCACGCATACACAATTAGAAATACTATCGAGAGAAAAGTCAGTGGCCACTCGGTGGCGGCATTCCACTTCTTTAAAGTCATACTGAGCACCTTGGTCACGTACACGGACAAAAACCTTGACCGCCGGCAATCCGCCTGAGAAATAAGGTATTTCACATAATTTACACAGCCAGAGTTATTATTCCTCTCAGGCATTGATGCCTTCTGGGGGATGGAAAAGGGGAAATCATGGGCTGGCGTTTTCGAAAGAGCATTGGCGGGAAGTATTTCAGAGTCAATCTGGGCAAGCACGGGGTGACCAGCGCCACATTTGGCAAGCGTGGCATGCCCCATGTAACAGTAGGTAAGGGTGGCACAAGAGTGGGTGCAAGCGTTCCCGGAACCGGTCTCTACTATTCTCAACGAATCGACAACGCAACAACTACGCAGCTCCCAATCATCACCCCGCCTCAGCAAACGCCAGTACAAACAGCTGTATTGCCCCCCAACGTTCCACCAACCCAGCCATCTACGTCACCTGATGGTCATAAGTCTCCATGGTCGAAGCTGGTGATTGCATCATTCATCCTGGGCCTAATAGGGTTGGCGTTCTCATTCACACCGGCCGCGGCAGTCGGAGCGCTGGCCGGTGTCATAGGATTCTTCCTAGGCCTCGCAGGCCTAGTCGTTATAGCCATCAGAAAAAGGCGAAGAAGTCTCCTTACGGCGAGCCTCTCCATCCTCCTCTCTCTCATCACTTTCATCGCCGGAGCAGCTAATACACCAGAAACCACACCAACTGCAAGTCCTTCCGTCTCCACCAGCAGTGACACTGCTTCGCAATCAGCCAAAACGGCAGCGTCGGCCACAGCATCGGCATCGAGGGCAGCCGAAGCGAAGAAACAAGCAGATGAAGCTGCGGCAAAGCTCGCCGATGCCAAAGCCAAGCTGACCGACAAGATCAATGATGCTCGCACGCTGCTTGACTCATCGAACAACAACGTAGCCGACCTTCAAACCCGTGTCGCCCTAACAGATGCCATCGATGCAGCGAGCGCCATCAACTCTGCGGATCCCCAAATATATACGGATGCAGTCACTCCATTGGAACAAACAATGGATGCAGTGAACGCCAGCGTCGAACAGAAAAAACAGGACGACGCAGCAGCCGCAGCACAAAAAGCCGCAGAGCAACAGGCCGCAGC
Protein-coding sequences here:
- a CDS encoding SDR family oxidoreductase; this encodes MTGKTSTLSGSRILIIGGTSGFGKEVALQVARCGAKPCVIGKTESHVVQMRESFPDGVHASVTTLDATDSTQFESFLQSHGPFDHAVSMLGGAMGGGFIDNPVDDIVKAVNDKFLASLIISKALAPHMSQGGSITLTSGSGGHPYDASGAIVGNMSVDLLVRGLAVELAPGLRVNAIAPSWTPTGLWRGMDAEDLAQTERRVAMSVPLKRVATVTEVASAYVFAMECGFLTGQIIHVDGGVSALES
- a CDS encoding DUF1524 domain-containing protein, which translates into the protein MQRMRGALLSFITIVTMIAATLAPTPGSQFGVSQAQATQTQKASSALAGLKVSPAASMNGYSRSQFGPAWEDIDGNGCDTRNDILKRDLKNVTYLDAGKCKVGTGMLNDPYTGKTIDFVSGATTSSDVQIDHVVALGDAWTTGAQGLGEQEREDLANDPLNLLAVDGSANQSKGDRDASQWLPSYAKSDCSYVARQITVKQRYGLWITNSEKQSMAQVLASCPNEPTATAGSLSISTSAPTPSLTYRTHVQTYGWQGWVKDGQISGTTGKSKRLEAINIKVSDRVPATSGEIQYRTHVQTYGWQGWVSTGAMSGTSGKAKRLEAISIRLTGNLASAYDVYYHVHAQHFGWLGWARDGADAGTTGYSYRLEAIQIELIPKGSAAPGSTADSFRQAPKKATPAKTTKPTQASKPAKPRQPSKPAASLPIKKSGAFCKAAEKGTKAQTSTGVKLTCTTISTDNRLRWRH
- a CDS encoding ion channel, producing the protein MTLKKWNAATEWPLTFLSIVFLIVYAWQILVQPTGAWNGAAELSMNILWVVFGLDYLVSLWLAEKKWEWFKHHLFDLLIVLLPMVRPLRVLRVLTALSALHRTSGMALRGRITMYVGASVTLTVFIGALAVLDAERYAPGASIKTFGQALWWAFVTITTVGYGDYSPVTSTGRLIAFVLMLGGIALIGVVTATLASWIVDEVSAEEKTDVNITREELEEVKRQLERIEHKLDDTEVPRQ
- a CDS encoding DUF4236 domain-containing protein, producing MGWRFRKSIGGKYFRVNLGKHGVTSATFGKRGMPHVTVGKGGTRVGASVPGTGLYYSQRIDNATTTQLPIITPPQQTPVQTAVLPPNVPPTQPSTSPDGHKSPWSKLVIASFILGLIGLAFSFTPAAAVGALAGVIGFFLGLAGLVVIAIRKRRRSLLTASLSILLSLITFIAGAANTPETTPTASPSVSTSSDTASQSAKTAASATASASRAAEAKKQADEAAAKLADAKAKLTDKINDARTLLDSSNNNVADLQTRVALTDAIDAASAINSADPQIYTDAVTPLEQTMDAVNASVEQKKQDDAAAAAQKAAEQQAAAKKAADAAAAKQAADAAAAKKASEQKAAADAAAAQKAQQQQQQNQNSMGTAHGGAFCSPEGAQARSDRSSNILTCRVAADGRLRWKL